A DNA window from Mastomys coucha isolate ucsf_1 unplaced genomic scaffold, UCSF_Mcou_1 pScaffold21, whole genome shotgun sequence contains the following coding sequences:
- the LOC116100519 gene encoding mas-related G-protein coupled receptor member B4-like: MDSTAPSWYINNTEVEEIYYIENLSCLTMFNFLTIMVAVVGLAGNSIVLWLLAFHIHRNAFSVYVLNLAGADFLQLCSQIVYSLSCVLHVYISKISFFVFIFIFAYFAGLCMIAAINVERCLSVIWPIWYHCQRPRHTSAIVCVLLWTFCLLLSLLLCLGCGLIFTDFKYYFCETFMFITTAFIIVLTVVPSVSTLALLVKIICGSHRVPVTRLYITIALTVVVFIIFGLPFGICIFLLESFDVFQSIISPKTSEIMLFLSCINSCANPIIYFLVGSIRHCRFQWQSLKLLLQRAMQDTPEEERGERGTSQRSGELETI, from the coding sequence aTGGATTCAACTGCCCCATCCTGGTATATTAACAACACAGAAGTCGAAGAAATTTACTACATTGAAAATTTATCCTGTTTGACCATGTTCAATTTTCTCACTATTATGGTTGCTGTGGTTGGGCTGGCAGGAAATTCCATAGTGCTATGGCTTCTAGCCTTCCATATCCATAGAAATGCCTTCTCAGTCTATGTCCTCAACCTGGCTGGTGCTGATTTCTTACAACTTTGCTCTCAGATTGTGTATTCCCTATCGTGTGTCCTTCATGTATATATcagcaaaatttctttttttgtctttatatttatttttgcttacttTGCAGGTTTATGCATGATTGCAGCCATTAATGTTGAGCGCTGCTTGTCTGTTATATGGCCCATCTGGTATCACTGCCAAAGACCAAGACATACATCAGCCATCGTTTGTGTTCTGCTCTGGACTTTCTGTCTGTTGTTGAGCCTCCTGCTATGTCTAGGCTGTGGCTTAATTTTCACggattttaaatattatttctgtgaAACTTTTATGTTTATCACTACTGCATTTATAATAGTGTTAACTGTGGTTCCTTCTGTGTCCACCCTGGCCCTGTTGGTAAAGATCATCTGTGGATCACACAGGGTTCCTGTGACCAGATTGTATATAACCATTGCTCTCACAGTGGTGGTCTTCATAATTTTTGGTCTGCCCTTTGGGATTTGCATTTTCCTCTTGGAAAGTTTTGACGTGTTTCAAAGCATTATTTCACCAAAAACTTCAGAAATTATGCTATTCCTGTCCTGTATTAACAGCTGTGCCAATCCCATCATTTACTTCCTTGTTGGCTCCATTAGGCACTGCAGGTTTCAATGGCAGAGTCTGAAGCTACTTCTGCAGAGAGCCATGCAGGACACtcctgaggaagaaaggggagaaagaggtaCTTCACAAAGGTCTGGGGAACTGGAAACCATCTAG